The window CCGGGTCGACCCGAGCCGACCGGACGGGGCGTCCATGAGCGCGCCTATGCGCAACCTCGTCACCGACGTGCCGGGCCTGCGGGTGGGCCACGCGGACGGTCGCGCGCTCGCCTCGGGCGTCACGGCCGTCGTCTTCGACGCGCCCGCCGCGGCCTCGGTGGCGATCCACGGCGGCGCGCCGGGCGTGCGCGACACGGCGCTGCTCGAACCCGAGATGACCGTGGAGGGCATCGACGCCCTCGTTCTGTCGGGGGGCTCGGCCTTCGGGCTCGACGGCATGGGCGGCGCCATGGCGGCGCTCCACGCCCGGGGCCGCGGCTTCAGGATCGGGGCCGCGCGGGTGCCCATCGTGCCCGGCGCCGTGTTGTTCGACCTCAACAACGGCGGCGACAAGGCCTGGGGCCGGCGCCCGCCCTACTGGGACCTCGGCCACGCGGCCGTCGAGGCGGCGGGGCTCGACTTCGCCCTCGGCAGCCACGGCGCCGGGCTCGGCGCCACCACGGCCGACCTCAAGGGCGGGCTCGGCTCGGCCTCGGCCGCGACGGCGCGCGGCTACACGGTCGGCGCGATCGCGGCCGTCAACGCGCTCGGCCAGGCCACGGTGGGCGACGGCCCGCATTTCTGGGCCGCGCCCTATGAGCGCGGGGCCGAGTTCGGCGGCCTCGGGCTGCCCCGGTTCGGCGCCGACGGGGCGCCGCCGTTCCGCACCAAGGGCGTTCGGCCGGAGAACACCACGATCTGCGTCGTCGCCACCGACGCCCCGCTCACCAAGGCGCAGTGCAAGCGCCTGGCCGTGGTGGCGCAGGGCGGCCTCGCCCTGGCGCTGCGGCCCGCCCACGCGGCGCTCGACGGCGACGTGGTCTTCGCCGCCGCGACGGCGCTCGACCCGCGCCCCGTCACGGCGGCCGACCTGACCGAGAT is drawn from Lichenibacterium dinghuense and contains these coding sequences:
- a CDS encoding P1 family peptidase, with the protein product MRNLVTDVPGLRVGHADGRALASGVTAVVFDAPAAASVAIHGGAPGVRDTALLEPEMTVEGIDALVLSGGSAFGLDGMGGAMAALHARGRGFRIGAARVPIVPGAVLFDLNNGGDKAWGRRPPYWDLGHAAVEAAGLDFALGSHGAGLGATTADLKGGLGSASAATARGYTVGAIAAVNALGQATVGDGPHFWAAPYERGAEFGGLGLPRFGADGAPPFRTKGVRPENTTICVVATDAPLTKAQCKRLAVVAQGGLALALRPAHAALDGDVVFAAATALDPRPVTAADLTEIGALAAETLARAVARGVFEARALPVPGAAPSWRDRFAAA